A window of Saccharomyces paradoxus chromosome XI, complete sequence contains these coding sequences:
- the SEG2 gene encoding Seg2p (Eisosome component~similar to YKL105C) — translation MVQQSSPDALAAAAAIGNALSHNGRTVDRSKIPQYNQSFTSRTASIAGINRYTMISNSRTNTRVSSMNGNIHRYSGRTSSLPNRRHTNTSNNSTVRRQRKANEDAETTFREFGGHQSSKILNISGLTSQNNKSRTMSLDNSGSITRTIKKYIPGPRGLVAVEVPVQEELPRYSPNSHSHHPSGRAYSLPTRNDDARPMHRKKTTKTAGLHERKAEPEVKSRNNYPSKISPKMHTKSSKQPNNNNVPLIQTTMNEETEQELQEDLHDPFEFKPMTISDDENSFIESSVLDCSVSGKDKGNLNGREKKEEIEKLLKEVHTLEEKISHIEIAKLNEEEREQSLILELRKVKLDEERRMELLKRELDIAKENADLEAEELKLIESKRKEHFSKEEEVKSKVGSAVIRLPTLLKPEPADSLPKDVEKVSTAVLDQAQNIENSENNDSIATKESLVNTILPDSFNNSALHMNSDSEAGPNEDSNSLIDSELSDYNYIEGSATDLRATAKTSVESEIGRDHTGLKIPEENDLEKQEERAKGNKPDLVDTNCFLVQKEGREAALSDNELESPEAFLDASGINNIRLEDETEGAKEKNDGLNNGSCHGKDDDDKDDDDKDDYDDDDDDDDDDDDDDEEYHDSYDVIMHEPVQMEQTITSVPPLKYPLENSRETKDYKNNEPNSSSAEVSQSGTNMAKYLRGANPYLTSTSSDILDVNSENVNSKSSTESTRVAPDLLKGSPQSAFKTALKTSAVPSSTSSSIYSVDTSPDIDTHVEDTTASNTRTNSHSPPTSTSEQKYNKPSFQEVPVMSPRRLEDKRKTFNRLCVRTLRGSSNEATPLDKLSHSSSNASSPSYHSKKASIPPTPRGSALQEASKCYLKAPQASKISRQLPDHVPLDIDKKKSALYPNELPAKKSSFEKERPVRDNLGFKSMSLREPLITKNTQIAAAESSEAEERKEKKGHVSRKSWTFGLPSPLKTRTNHSAHSMNETEIVSSMIDSRNKPNENDTPILANKNSYNNDDSSPYTVSSMNTNENVSEAGTEGHRFSLFGNKSQLSNRNISGGTTALDSTNPELSKVLPLSVPVTIIEKNGEIHKLHNDDTAMKDKSHHHHGNHSKFGRKLKKIFGRKLSGKI, via the coding sequence ATGGTCCAACAAAGTAGCCCAGATGCGctagcagcagcagcagcaattGGCAATGCGCTCAGTCATAACGGGAGGACGGTTGACAGAAGTAAAATACCACAATACAACCAGAGTTTTACATCTCGGACTGCGTCAATCGCAGGGATTAATAGGTATACAATGATCTCAAATTCTAGGACTAACACAAGGGTATCCTCAATGAATGGAAACATACACAGGTACTCCGGGCGCACGTCAAGTTTACCAAATCGAAGACATACGAATACCTCTAATAATTCGACCGTGAGAAGGCAACGCAAGGCCAACGAAGATGCAGAAACTACCTTTCGAGAATTCGGAGGTCACCAGTCATCAAAGATATTGAACATTTCAGGTTTGACCAGtcaaaacaataaatcAAGGACTATGTCACTTGATAACTCAGGCAGTATAACAAggacaataaaaaaatacatacCGGGCCCTAGGGGGTTAGTGGCTGTGGAAGTACCAGTACAAGAAGAGCTTCCAAGATATAGTCCAAACAGCCACTCACATCATCCGAGTGGCAGAGCATATTCTTTACCTACTCGAAACGACGATGCTAGACCAATGCATAGGAAGAAAACTACAAAGACAGCAGGACTAcatgaaagaaaagctgAACCTGAAGTCAAATCAAGGAACAATTATCCTAGTAAAATATCGCCTAAGATGCATACTAAATCATCAAAGCAACCGAATAATAACAACGTCCCATTAATACAAACAACCATGAATGAAGAAACGGAACAGGAACTACAAGAAGATCTTCATGATccttttgaatttaaacCAATGACTATATCCGATGACGAAAACTCTTTTATTGAGTCCAGCGTACTTGATTGCAGCGTATCTGGGAAAGACAAAGGTAATCTCAATGGACGtgagaaaaaggaagagattgaaaaattacttAAAGAGGTTCATACCCTagaggaaaaaatatcacATATCGAGATAGCAAAATtgaacgaagaagaaagggaaCAAAGCTTAATCTTAGAATTACGAAAAGTAAAGCTAGATGAAGAACGGAGGATGgagttgttgaaaagagagCTGGATATAGCTAAGGAGAATGCCGACCTTGAAGCTGAAGAATTAAAACTAAtagaaagcaaaagaaaagagcacttttccaaagaagaggaagtaAAATCCAAAGTTGGATCGGCCGTGATTCGTCTACCGACTTTATTAAAACCTGAGCCTGCCGACTCACTTCCGAAAGATGTGGAAAAAGTATCAACAGCAGTTTTAGATCAAGCTCAGAATATCGAAAATTCAGAGAACAACGATTCTATAGCTACCAAAGAAAGCTTAGTAAATACTATCCTTCCCGACTCTTTCAACAATTCTGCCCTACATATGAACTCAGATAGCGAAGCGGGGCCGAATGAAGATTCGAACAGTCTTATTGACAGCGAGTTATCCGATTATAATTATATAGAAGGCTCAGCAACCGACCTTCGCGCTACCGCAAAGACAAGTGTAGAATCTGAGATTGGCAGGGATCACACTGGACTGAAAATTCCCGAAGAAAACGATCTAGAAAAACAGGAAGAACGTgcaaaaggaaataagCCAGACCTCGTCGATACGAATTGTTTTTTAGTCCAAAAAGAAGGTCGGGAAGCGGCACTTTCCGATAATGAACTGGAAAGTCCTGAAGCGTTTCTTGACGCTTCTGGGATCAATAACATTAGACTAGAGGATGAGACAGAAGGtgcaaaggaaaaaaatgacgGTCTCAACAACGGTAGCTGTCATGGTAAGGATGACGATGACAAggacgatgatgacaagGACGAttatgatgacgatgacgatgacgacgacgacgacgatgatgatgatgaagaatatcATGATTCTTATGACGTAATAATGCATGAACCCGTTCAAATGGAACAGACGATAACTAGCGTGCCTCCATTAAAATACCCGTTAGAAAATTCCAGGGAAACAAAGGattacaaaaataatgaacCGAATTCTAGCAGCGCTGAAGTTAGTCAGTCCGGAACAAACATGGCTAAGTACCTACGTGGTGCCAACCCTTACCTCACTAGCACAAGCTCAGATATTCTCGATGTAAATTCAGAAAATGTGAACTCAAAATCTTCCACTGAATCCACAAGAGTTGCGCCTGACCTTTTGAAAGGCTCACCACAATCAGCATTTAAAACTGCTTTGAAAACATCTGCTGTTCCATCAAGTACCTCCTCGTCCATTTATTCAGTCGATACGTCTCCAGATATCGATACTCATGTAGAGGACACAACAGCTTCCAACACGAGAACAAACAGTCATAGTCCGCCAACGAGTACTTCAGAgcaaaaatacaataaacCTAGTTTTCAAGAAGTTCCTGTGATGTCCCCCAGGCGTCTCGAGgataaaaggaaaacctTTAATCGCTTGTGCGTAAGAACTTTACGTGGTAGTTCGAATGAGGCTACTCCTTTGGATAAACTATCACATTCATCTTCCAATGCCTCATCCCCTTCGTATCATAGCAAAAAAGCATCAATTCCTCCAACTCCTAGGGGCTCCGCTTTACAAGAGGCTTCCAAATGTTATTTAAAGGCCCCTCAGGCaagcaaaatttcaagacaATTGCCTGACCACGTCCCTTTGGACAtcgataaaaaaaaaagtgctCTTTACCCCAATGAACTCCCCGCCAAGAAGTCTAGTTTTGAGAAGGAAAGGCCTGTGAGAGATAATCTCGGATTTAAAAGCATGTCTTTGAGAGAGCCGCTTATTACGAAGAATACTCAAATTGCGGCAGCAGAAAGTTCGGAAGCAGAGGaaaggaaggaaaaaaaaggccaTGTCTCAAGAAAATCATGGACTTTTGGTTTGCCTTCTCCGCtgaaaacaagaacaaaCCATTCTGCTCATTCTATGAACGAAACAGAGATAGTTAGTTCAATGATCGACTCTAGAAATAAGCCCAACGAAAACGACACGCCAATATTAGCCAATAAGAATAGTTATAACAATGATGATTCCTCTCCTTACACTGTATCATCCATGAACACTAACGAAAACGTAAGCGAAGCTGGTACAGAAGGCCACCGATTTTCACTATTCGGAAATAAAAGCCAATTGTCAAACAGGAACATATCTGGTGGAACAACAGCTTTGGATTCAACAAATCCTGAGCTGTCTAAAGTACTACCATTAAGTGTTCCTGTGACtataattgaaaaaaacgGAGAAATACACAAACTTCATAATGATGATACAGCCATGAAAGATAAGTCACACCACCATCATGGTAATCACAGTAAGTTTGGTAGGaaacttaaaaaaatttttggaagaaaattatcGGGAAAGATATAA
- the AAT1 gene encoding aspartate transaminase AAT1 (Mitochondrial aspartate aminotransferase~similar to YKL106W), whose protein sequence is MLRTRLSNWGLWRSYYTSSLSRVPRAPPDKVLGLSEHFKKVKNVNKIDLTVGIYKDGWGKVTTFPSVAKAQKLIESHLELNKNLSYLPITGSKEFQENVMNFLFKESCPQFGPFYLAHDRISFVQTLSGTGALAVAAKFLALFISRDIWIPDPSWANHKNIFQNNGFENIHRYSYYKDGQIDIDGWIKQLKTFAYNNRVENNRNPPCIILHACCHNPTGLDPTKEQWKEIIDTIYELKMVPIIDMAYQGLESGNLLKDAYLLRLCLNVDRYPNWSNGVFLCQSFAKNMGLYGERVGSLSVITPATANNGNFNPLQQKSSLQQNIDSQLKKIVRGMYSSPPGYGSRVVNVVLSDFKLKQQWFKDVDFMVQRLHHVRKEMFDRLGWPDLINFAQQHGMFYYTRFSPKQVEILRNNFFVYLTGDGRLSLSGVNDSNVDYLCQSLETVSKMDELA, encoded by the coding sequence ATGTTGAGGACGAGACTTTCTAATTGGGGTCTATGGAGGTCCTACTACACGTCATCGCTTAGTAGAGTGCCTAGAGCACCTCCAGATAAAGTCTTGGGATTATCTGAACACTTCAAGAAGGTAAAAAATGTTAACAAAATCGACCTGACAGTAGGAATATATAAAGACGGTTGGGGCAAAGTGACAACGTTTCCCTCCGTTGCCAAAGCTCAAAAATTGATTGAGTCTCATTTAGAACTGAATAAAAATCTCTCATATTTACCAATAACAGGTTCTAAAGAATTTCAGGAAAACGTTATGAATTTTCTGTTCAAGGAATCATGTCCGCAGTTTGGCCCGTTTTATTTAGCTCATGATAGAATCAGCTTTGTTCAGACTTTAAGTGGTACCGGCGCCCTAGCTGTAGCAGCTAAATTCTTGGcattatttatttcaaGAGATATTTGGATACCTGATCCATCGTGGGCAAATCATAAAAACATCTTTCAGAACAACGGTTTCGAAAACATTCATCGGTATTCCTATTATAAGGACGGCCAGATAGATATTGACGGATGGATTAAGCAGTTAAAGACCTTTGCATATAACAACCGGGTAGAAAACAACAGGAATCCACCCTGTATCATCTTGCATGCGTGCTGTCACAACCCTACAGGTCTCGACCCAACAAAAGAGcaatggaaagaaattataGATACTATATATGAGCTAAAAATGGTACCCATTATTGATATGGCTTACCAGGGTTTAGAATCTGGTAACTTGTTAAAGGATGCATATTTATTGAGACTATGTCTCAATGTAGATAGATATCCAAATTGGAGCAATggtgtttttctttgtcaaTCTTTTGCCAAAAACATGGGGCTTTATGGTGAGAGAGTTGGTTCCCTAAGCGTTATCACACCTGCCACTGCAAACAACGGAAATTTCAACCCTCTACAGCAGAAAAGCTCATTGCAGCAAAACATTGACTcgcaattgaaaaaaattgtcagAGGTATGTACTCCTCTCCACCAGGGTATGGTTCTCGTGTGGTAAATGTTGTATTATCAGATTTCAAATTGAAGCAGCAATGGTTCAAGGATGTTGATTTCATGGTTCAGAGATTGCATCACGTCAGAAAGGAGATGTTTGACCGTCTAGGTTGGCCTGATCTAATAAATTTTGCACAACAGCACGGTATGTTTTACTATACAAGATTCAGTCCAAAGCAAGTTGAAATACTGAGAAACAACTTCTTCGTTTATTTAACAGGTGATGGTAGATTGTCACTTAGCGGGGTGAATGACTCAAATGTTGATTACTTATGTCAATCTCTTGAAACAGTTTCGAAAATGGACGAACTCGCatag
- the APE1 gene encoding metalloaminopeptidase APE1 (Vacuolar aminopeptidase yscI~similar to YKL103C), whose translation MEEQREILEQLKKTLQMLTVEPSKNTKTANEKKEERESENSWCILENNYEDIAQEFIDFIYKNPTTYHVVSFFAKLLDKHDFKYLSEKSNWNDSISEDGGKFYTIRNGTNLSAFILGKNWKAEKGVGIIGSHVDALTVKLKPVSFKDTAEGYGRIAVAPYGGTLNELWLDRDLGIGGRLLYKKKATNEIKSALVDSTPLPVCRIPSLAPHFGKPAEGPFDKEDQTIPVIGFPSPDDKGNEPPTDDEKKSPLFGKHCIHLLRYVAQLAGVEVSELVQMDLDLFDVQKGTIGGIGKHFLFAPRLDDRLCSFAAMIALICYAKNVNTEESDLFSTVTLYDNEEIGSLTRQGAKGGLLESVVERSSSAFTKRPVDLHTVWANSIILSADVNHLYNPNFPEVYLKNHFPVPNVGITLSLDPNGHMATDVVGTALVEELARRNGDKVQYFQIKNNSRSGGTIGPSLASQTGARTIDLGIAQLSMHSIRAATGSKDVGLGVKFFNGFFKNWRSVYDEFGEL comes from the coding sequence atggaggAACAACGTGAAATACTGgaacaattgaagaaaactttaCAGATGTTAACTGTGGAGCCATCCAAAAATACTAAAACCGCgaatgaaaagaaggaagagaGGGAAAGCGAAAATTCGTGGTGCATCCTCGAGAACAATTACGAGGACATTGCACAGGAATTTATTGACTTCATTTACAAGAATCCTACCACTTACCATGTAGTCTCATTTTTCGCTAAATTATTAGATAAGCATGACTTCAAATACTTGAGCGAGAAATCCAACTGGAATGACTCCATTAGCGAAGATGGTGGGAAATTCTACACTATCAGAAATGGGACCAATCTGTCTGCCTTTATCCTGGGCAAGAACTGGAAAGCCGAAAAGGGTGTCGGTATCATTGGTTCTCACGTGGACGCTTTGACGGTCAAATTGAAGCCTGTCTCCTTCAAGGACACAGCCGAAGGTTATGGAAGGATTGCAGTTGCTCCTTATGGAGGTACTCTGAATGAGTTGTGGCTAGACAGGGACCTGGGTATTGGTGGTCGCCTTCTttacaagaagaaggctACTAACGAAATTAAAAGCGCCTTGGTTGACTCTACACCCTTACCTGTTTGTCGAATTCCTTCTTTAGCTCCTCATTTCGGTAAACCAGCTGAAGGCCCATTTGATAAAGAGGACCAAACTATCCCAGTAATCGGCTTCCCCTCTCCGGATGACAAAGGCAATGAACCTCCTACGGACGACGAAAAGAAATCGCCTTTATTTGGCAAACACTGCATTCACCTGCTAAGGTACGTCGCCCAATTAGCCGGCGTCGAAGTATCCGAATTGGTTCAAATGGATTTGGACTTATTTGATGTTCAAAAGGGTACTATTGGCGGTATCGGTAAgcatttcctttttgcaCCACGTCTAGATGACAGATTGTGTAGTTTTGCAGCAATGATTGCTTTGATTTGCTACGCTAAGAACGTTAACACCGAAGAATCTGATTTGTTCTCCACTGTCACTTTGtatgataatgaagaaatcgGATCATTGACAAGACAAGGCGCAAAAGGTGGCTTATTGGAGTCGGTGGTGGAACGTAGTTCTTCTGCCTTCACCAAGAGGCCAGTTGATCTGCACACAGTTTGGGCTAATTCCATCATTCTGTCCGCAGACGTCAACCACCTCTACAACCCAAACTTTCCTGAAGTCTATCTGAAGAATCATTTTCCAGTGCCCAACGTCGGAATTACTTTATCGTTAGATCCTAACGGTCATATGGCTACAGATGTCGTAGGAACTGCCCTAGTAGAAGAATTGGCACGCCGCAATGGAGACAAGGTGCAATACttccaaatcaaaaacaattCAAGATCAGGTGGTACTATCGGCCCATCGTTGGCCTCTCAAACAGGTGCTCGCACCATAGACCTGGGCATCGCACAATTGTCAATGCACAGCATCAGAGCTGCTACAGGATCCAAGGATGTCGGATTAGGTGTTAAGTTCTTCAATGGgttcttcaaaaactgGAGGTCCGTCTACGACGAATTCGGAGAATTGTGA
- the GFA1 gene encoding glutamine--fructose-6-phosphate transaminase (isomerizing) GFA1 (Glutamine-fructose-6-phosphate amidotransferase~similar to YKL104C): protein MCGIFGYCNYLVERSRGEIIDTLVDGLQRLEYRGYDSTGIAIDGDEADSTFIYKQIGKVSALKEEITKQNPNRDVTFVSHCGIAHTRWATHGQPEQVNCHPQRSDPEDQFVVVHNGIITNFRELKTLLINKGYKFESDTDTECIAKLYLHLYNTNLQNGHDLDFHELTKLVLLELEGSYGLLCKSCHYPNEVIATRKGSPLLIGVKSEKKLKVDFVDVEFPEENAGQPEIPLKSNNKSFGLGPKKAREFEAGSQNANLLPIAANEFNLRHSQSRAFLSEDGSPTPVEFFVSSDAASVVKHTKKVLFLEDDDLAHIYDGELHIHRSRREVGASMTRSIQTLEMELAQIMKGPYDHFMQKEIYEQPESTFNTMRGRIDYENNKVILGGLKAWLPVIRRARRLIMIACGTSYHSCLATRAIFEELSDIPVSVELASDFLDRKCPVFRDDVCVFVSQSGETADTMLALNYCLERGALTVGIVNSVGSSISRVTHCGVHINAGPEIGVASTKAYTSQYIALVMFALSLSDDRVSKIDRRIEIIQGLKLIPGQIKQVLKLEPRIKKLCATELKDQKSLLLLGRGYQFAAALEGALKIKEISYMHSEGVLAGELKHGVLALVDENLPIIAFGTRDSLFPKVVSSIEQVTARKGHPIIICNENDEVWAQKSKSIDLQTLEVPQTVDCLQGLINIIPLQLMSYWLAVNKGIDVDFPRNLAKSVTVE from the coding sequence atgtgtGGTATCTTTGGTTACTGCAATTATCTGGTGGAAAGATCCAGAGGAGAAATCATCGACACCTTAGTGGATGGTTTACAAAGATTAGAATATAGAGGCTATGATTCTACCGGTATCGCTATCGATGGTGACGAAGCTGATTCcacttttatttataaGCAAATCGGTAAAGTGAGCGctttgaaagaagagatTACTAAGCAAAACCCAAATAGGGATGTTACTTTTGTCTCTCATTGCGGTATTGCGCATACTAGATGGGCTACTCACGGTCAACCAGAACAAGTTAACTGTCACCCTCAAAGGTCTGACCCAGAGGACCAGTTTGTGGTCGTTCATAATGGTATCATCACAAATTTTAGGGAACTGAAGACCCTTTTAATTAACAAAGGTTACAAATTCGAAAGTGATACTGATACCGAGTGTATTGCTAAACTATATTTGCATTTATACAATAcaaatttacaaaatggGCATGATTTAGATTTCCATGAATTAACCAAGCTGGTTCTTTTAGAACTGGAAGGTTCATACGGGTTATTATGTAAGTCTTGCCACTATCCAAATGAAGTTATTGCCACCAGAAAAGGGTCTCCTTTACTGATTGGTGTcaaatctgaaaaaaaactaaaggTTGATTTCGTGGATGTGGAGTTTCCCGAAGAAAACGCTGGCCAACCAGAAATTCCGTTGAAATCAAACAACAAATCATTTGGCTTGGGCCCAAAAAAAGCTCGTGAATTTGAAGCTGGTTCCCAAAATGCCAATTTACTACCAATTGCCGCCAACGAATTTAACTTAAGACATTCTCAATCCAGAGCATTCTTATCAGAGGATGGCTCCCCAACGCCGGtggaattttttgtttcctcaGATGCGGCATCTGTTGTTAAACATACCAAGAAGGTATTGTTTTTAGAAGATGACGATTTAGCTCATATTTATGATGGCGAGTTACATATTCATAGATCTAGAAGAGAAGTAGGCGCATCCATGACAAGGTCCATTCAAACTTTAGAGATGGAATTAGCTCAGATTATGAAGGGCCCTTACGACCATTTTATGCAGAAGGAAATCTATGAGCAACCTGAGTCTACTTTCAACACCATGAGAGGTAGGATCGAttatgaaaataacaaaGTGATATTGGGTGGTTTAAAGGCATGGTTGCCGGTTATTAGAAGAGCACGGAGGCTGATCATGATTGCATGTGGTACTTCTTACCATTCATGTTTGGCTACTCGTGCtatctttgaagaattatCGGATATCCCAGTTAGTGTCGAATTAGCATCAGACTTTCTGGACAGAAAATGCCCTGTTTTCAGAGACGATGTGTGTGTGTTTGTTTCACAAAGTGGTGAAACTGCAGACACCATGTTGGCTTTAAATTATTGTTTAGAAAGAGGGGCCTTAACTGTAGGAATTGTTAACAGTGTCGGTTCTTCGATCTCTCGTGTCACCCATTGTGGTGTTCATATAAATGCTGGTCCTGAGATTGGTGTTGCCTCTACAAAAGCCTATACTTCCCAATATATTGCCCTGGTCATGTTTGCTCTATCGCTGTCAGACGACCGTGTATCGAAGATAGACAGAAGGattgaaattattcaagGCTTGAAGTTAATTCCGGGCCAAATTAAACAAGTATTGAAGTTGGAaccaagaataaaaaagcTCTGCGCCACTGAATTGAAGGATCAAAAGtctttgttattattgGGTAGAGGTTACCAATTTGCTGCTGCTTTGGAGGGTGCTTTGAAGATCAAAGAGATTTCTTATATGCATTCTGAAGGTGTTTTAGCGGGTGAATTGAAGCATGGTGTCTTGGCCTTGGTCGACGAAAACCTGCCAATCATTGCTTTTGGTACCAGGGACTCTTTATTCCCTAAAGTGGTTTCTTCTATTGAACAAGTTACTGCCAGAAAGGGCCATCCAATTATTATTTGTaacgaaaatgatgaagtGTGGGCCCAAAAATCTAAGTCAATTGACCTGCAAACCTTAGAAGTTCCACAAACTGTTGATTGTTTACAAGGTCTAATTAATATTATTCCATTACAACTAATGTCATATTGGTTGGCTGTTAACAAAGGGATCGATGTTGATTTTCCAAGAAACTTGGCTAAATCTGTTACCGTCGAATAA